In Bombus huntii isolate Logan2020A chromosome 11, iyBomHunt1.1, whole genome shotgun sequence, the sequence AGAAATTCGAACACGTTGATTGGGTAGTCATCCACGGCAACTTCATGTTAAAACTTCAAATGTTTTCCCTTCCAAaaagttaattttttaaattcataattttcttGCATTTGGATTCGTTACTATAAATTTActtatataattacatataattcacatgtaattaaaatttatttgtagaaTTAGTTTTATGTATATGTAGTTAGATTTCTAAGCTAACATTTACAATATTCTTGTTATTCGTAAATTAGCATACATATAATATCAGAATTATATAATTGCATTGTAAATTGAGCGATAAactaattaaaattgtaaattaaaggCTGTTGCGTATCAtagaattttaatagaaatatttaaaggaataaaaggcgaaatgttgaaaaatatccatatctctcttttttattaaataggtTGATATGATCACATGAGCACGATTAGTTTATATGATCATGCACATGAAAGATGGTAGATAACTATATAGTACTAGAAAAAATTtctaacaatatttttattattaatatgtgAATCATTTTATagtgatataaaaataaagtagGAAACTTTTCTCCTCTAAAAAATTGTACGAAATTTGATCCTTGGTATTATGGGAGATGTtatacaaaagaagaaaatttttaaagacATCAAAAAGATATGCAATTCGGGggaaaatgtattatttttacttAAATATGCTTAAATAAtgttttcataataaaattaattacagaCCGGTAATATTTCTTGTCACTTGTCACTGACTATCATTCGCTTTCTCTTTTACACATTACTTCAAAATGGCAGCCCCTACGGATGAGCTGAGTAAGTAATTCGGaaaaaaaatcaatttattttacatgaaGACAGTTTATTTTGATGATGAcacaaattatattattaattatattgttcctcctttaataaaaacattatttctaatgataaaaacatttttatatatatcatgGCTTGCAGAAAATGCCATTATCATGCAGTTTTATAGAAAACAACTtcaaatgtataattttacatcatttttttaaatttatattcaaatttatcatAAAAGACAATCTTTTCGAttcttttgtatatttttactttatttttagtATATGTCCACATCTGTTAATTAAATGAGTGATGATAaataatgtacatataattattttcctctTATCACCTAAATTTCTATGTGCAGTATATAAGATGTTATTTATACAActactttttttattataaaattttaaatattgcaCATTGTTTTTGAATGATTTGGAATTTAtgaatacaaaatattgtttctttgCAATTAAGTATTATTTTTGAATCGTGTAAtgaacaattattattttgaacaaaatatattctaaacaaaatatattttgtttaatattatgaaaaataatatatattagttataattagttgtatataatttcatatttataaattaattattttatgtataatttattgtttcatGGAAGTTTTACTTGAGCGAGTATTTTTCCGTTTGGGATCTGCAGATACTGATGAACAACTGCAAGCATCAGTATGTAAATTTTTGCCTCCAGTTTTGTTGAAGCTTTCTAGTGGTCAAGAAGGTGTTAGGAAGAAAGTAATGgaattattaattcatataaataaaagGATAAAGAGTAGACCTCAAGTCCAATTGCCAGTTGAAACACTTTTGTTACAATATCAAGATCCAGCTGCCAGCTCATTTGTAATTGTATGTTATTGATACagagaatcaattaaaaatatttctggttgaataagaatttattgtCTTTGTTTGTTCAcagaattttacaattatatatataaaattaggCTATCCTAGAATGGAAATGCAAAAACAAGCAGAATTAATCCCAAGTGTATTAAATGCTATTGAAGGAAAACCTTTATCTCATCAAGACaggtttgtaaatatttaacataatttaaataatgaaaattaggTAAAAAggtatgtaaaatatttcagtttATTACTTATAATTATGCCTGCATTGGGTCATATTAATATTCCTGTGGATCCAGAGAAACGAGCATCCTTTCTTGGTCTACAAGACAAACTATATGTAGCAAAACAATTACTCAATTTTATGCTTGATGTTTTATTGTTACCTTATGGGTAAGATTATTCACTattcatataatttatattttaataatttcatcaatACAATAGGAAAATTTCTTaatgattatttatattaattaattgtacaaaattattttagagCTGTAGGACAAATGCAAAATCAACAGTCAGATCAGGCTATTGATTGGTCACGGTTTCGTGTACCACTAGGATTAAGTGAATATGCATTTAAACGGGTAATTGGTGAAAATCCTCCAACAGCAGAACAACTTGAACAAACAAAATTAGGAATTGTAAAATTCGTAGCTGGAGGGTTTTTCCATGATTCAGATATTCTTATACATTTGATAGTAGCTGCAGCAGATACCAGATTTAGTGTTGCTAATCTAGCAGACTtggaattaaagaaaattgttaagtatgtttaaaaagatttttctattatttttataaatattctattagaATATGCTAAATGTcaaattgttttaaaatattcagcACGTTAGATTGGTCTTCAATGCATTTAGCAGCACCActttatacattatttttgGGTACTGATACTTTAGGTATCCATAAAGATGTTAAACCAGAAATGAAACGATTGCCTGCAGGCATACGAATTCGtctaaaattattacattatctTTGCCGTGTTACTACAGGTGGTTTTATTGTACCACCATGTATTCaggtatattttattataaaataaggtataatttttatactaCTTGGTGGctaattgtaattaatatacagGTAGTTTTTCATTCCCTACAAGAAGGAGATGGAAAAACTACAAATGCAAAATTAAAGTCAATGGCATTGCAATTTACATCAAACATAGTGCAAcagtaagtaaaaagtattacaaattatttatgaatttgaatttcaataaaaaatatatatatatgttgtgATATGTTTAAATCTTTCAAGGTGTAGTCTTGCTCCATTATCTCGTATAGCAGGAATTATCTTAAATGGcatgataaaattaatttttgagGGTGAAGATGTTCATCATAAAATGATGGCATACACTGTTATTGGACAATTAGGACAAAGAATTCCATCAGTGATAGATAAAAATTCAAACTTGTTATGTCATTTATTTGATACACTTGTATCGGTATGTAGTTAGCAATAGAAAAAGTAGTAAGTTCAGATGTATGTTACATTACTAGAATGTTTCTAGTTTAGTCTGAACTTTTCTTGATGTTTAAGACTGAAGGTGATTTACGAAGAACAGTAAGAGATACACTGATTTCAATAACATCTGCATTTGTACTTAATAAAGATGACGAAGTTAATATATCTCTGATGAATGGATTATTATCTACATATATTGAGTCACCGGAATCCAATGTTAGGcatgtatatattaattagatacattatatgtatagaataATATCACTTATATGTCAGTAATATTTTTTGAGAACAGATTTGTGGCTATGCATTATGCTGCTAATGTATTTCCTCCTGATGATATACCTTCTCGTTATCTTTTACTATTGGCATCTGGAGATGAGAAACATGAAATAAGAACAGAAGCTACAAAAGTTTTATATGGTACTACACATAAAAATGAATGTGATAAACAAGAGGGTAATCAAATTTCATTACCAGATTTTCCAAAACTTGTAacttatatttattcaaaGATGCAAGCAAGGGTGTCAACTACTGGTAATGAAAAAATgaacatagaaaataaagtaCTTCCTTATAGTGTTACTGTATTTATGGAGGTAATTAATTCAATgggaaaataatttatttttattggcaatatttttataattgaagaaaataattaatattttttacagatAATTACTTATCTCCGTATTTGTTTAGCAAAAAGTGCTAATGTTACTAAATACAACGAACCATTGCAACATCCTTGTGAATATACGCCATTAATTACAcattatttaagaaatttatctAAAGATAAACTAGAGACATTAGATCAGTATCTTGatatgattttaatttttagtcaTGCTTCTGCAGgtaaaattgtatataatatttctaatgaacttaaaaatatattaagaatTGTATTGAAAGATATAATGTATAAACAATTATATAACGCAGATCAAACTACACTACAAGCTTTATTGGAAGTGACTGGTTCTGTTCCACAGTTTGCAACAAGAATTTATGAGAATGAGTTATCATGGCTTCGTACTTTGCTTATATCTACTAAGTTAGATGTAAGACAACTGGTTGCTAAAATTTATGGCATAATAACTACTCAACTTTCCAATAATGAGTTTGGAACTCAAATTTCTGAGATTATGAACATCATGGATAAAAATTCTTTAGAAGCTCAACATGGCTCATTACTAACTTTAACGTGTATGATGGAAAGGAGACTagtttttaaaagaaataacatGGACAATGATTTCTTTAACTGGGATCTGTACATTAATGTTGTGAAAAtgatatgtatgtacatatttagttatataaattaatattaatttatttttcaattctctttcaaaaatattataggcaattttttacacaataatacaattttgttAATGGATGCCGCAATTCAGAGTATTGGTATTTTGGGGAAAATATGTGGGTTACCATTACCTGATGAAGGCGAGggagaaacaaataaaaaggcaattgtagaaatattattttcagcattgaataatgtaaaattaaatactaaGGTTCGTATTTTAATAGTTACTAAATTTATTGAGTATAGGATATAATACTGattcaattatatttctaGATTAAAGAAAAAGCTGCACTTTCATTAGGTTATTTGTGCGTAGGGGAAAATTTTCCTCATACATcatatatagtaaataaaataattacaactGTCAAGGAGGTAAATGTACATcggtaattataattaaaaattttaggAGTACTTTTTACATttgcttttatatttattagacAAAAGACATTGAAATCCATTTGATCATGGGAGAAGCATTGGTTTGTTGTGTTCAAAGTGAAGCATCTCCAGAAAAACGAGATGCTTGGACAACATTACCAACTGAACATAAAGTACCTTACAGCAATATCAGTActaaattattaatacaaaCATTGGATGAATTACTTCGAATGTATAAAGATCCGCATCCTAATTTGAGACaggtatttatttttattttttttatttaaatttacaattcttccattttttttaccataaatatttgttataagGCCGTCTGTGTGTGGTTATTAGcacttttaaaatataatatccaAAGGGAGtgtattaaagaaaaattttcatCATTACATCATGCATTCATGGATTTTCTTTCAGATGATAGTGGTAAGTTATgcaatatatttcttatttaaaaaaaagaaaatagaaatatattattaaagtgcattgttttaattacagaTATAGTGCAAGATATGGCAGCAAAAGGACTTAGTTTGATACATATTAATAGTAGCAAGGAACAAAAGGAACTTCTAGTTTCTAGCATACTAGATCAATTTACACAAGGACGTAAAAGTGTACAACAAGTTACATcagatacaaaattatttgaagAAGGTCAATTAGGAAAATCTCCAACAAAGtaagataaatttataaatttacatattatattttcaatctaATAGGTTcagtttaattttataaatattttatttatagtgGTAATTTATCAACGTATAGAGAAATTTGTTCCTTGGCTACAGAATTACAAAAACCTGATTTAGTATACTACTTCATGCATCTAGCAAATCATAATGCAGTATGGACATCTAAAAAAGGTGCTGCATTTGGATTTGCAGCAATTGCTAAAGTTGCAAACGAagagttaaataaatatttacccAATATAATTCCACGCTTATACAGATATCAATTCGATCCTACTCCCAAGATTCAGCATAGTATGTCTAGTATTTGGCGTGCGATTGTTCCATCAACAAGTAAAGCTGTACGTGGAAGTGCTTAGAATACTTAAAATTAGAAGTGTGCGCATACTCGAAATTACGagtatttttctctttttaccCTGATGTAATCTCTTCTTCAATCCAATCTGAAGCTTAGATACTTGTACTTTCGAATATCCACACATCAATgcctaaaatatatttttattctttgtaactgttatttaaaattatgtttgATAGGTTGAACAATATCATAAAGAAATTTTGAATGATATAACTGAAAATTTAACAAATCATGAATGGCGAGTACGAATGAGTTGTTGCAATGCACTTGCAGATTTATTAAGAATAAATGTTCGTTTAAATTTGGCGAAATGTGCTCCAGAACTACTGAAGAAACTGTTTCGAGTAATGGATGATATTCATGAGGGTACTCGATTAGCTGCTACAAATACAACTAAAGCATTAAGTAGAGTAAGTTTTGTTATTGAAACAATTCGTTTATTGTATGCATAACATACgtattatatttgtatgtacagttatattgtttatatcttatatcaattattaatatagGTTTGCATTCGATATTGTGATTCTTCCTATGgtaaagaaggagaagaagttCTACAAGCAATTTTACCTGTGTTATTAGATATCGGAGCTGTGAACGTTGTAAGCAGCGTAAGAACGGTATCTTTACAAACAGTATCTCAGTTAGTTTCAAGAGCAGGTACCCTGCTTAAGCCATCTTTAGTTACACTAATTCCTGCTCTCTTAAGTACAATTGGCGAATCAGAAAATCCAAATTTATCATATTTGAGTAATGTATGTGGAACAATGTCAGAGGCACGAGATGCTATTGACACGATCAGAGCTAGTGCTGCTAAGGAGCATTATGCCACTGAAACAATGACAAAAGTGAGTGATTTAAGACAAAAAGACAACTTCgaaaaaatcatattttattaatcatcAATGTTTCCTTCTAATGCAGTGTATACAGTACATTGATACAGACATTTTAAAGGAATTAATGCCAAAAGTgatagaattaataaaatctagtGTTGGTTTTGGAACAAAAATTACATGTTTGCACTTTATCATTCTTTTGAGTACTCACTTCAAACAAGAGTTACAACCTTATAGCGGTTAGTAAGAAAGTTTTGCTCTATAACTACTATTCAGTTAAAGAAACAAtgcttaaaaattattgtgatttaatatttatatataggtAAAGTTCTAAACGCGCTAATGAATGGATTATTGGATCGTAATTCTATCGTTCGGAAAAATAATGCAACAGCTATTGGACATATAGTCGGGTCAGCAAAAGAATCAAgtcttgaaaaattatttaaaacactTAATACATGGTATATGGAACGAGGTGTgcattatataataaatcttTTTAAAGATTGTAAAGTTATAGAACTTATAGAGGAAAGATAAAACTTTACAAAATTCTGAATTTCAGATGATTCAACTAAGTTAGTAATTGGACAAACGTTCCAagctataaataattataatcagGAGGTATTAAAGAATTATTCGAGTATTGTTATACCTCTTACTTTCTTTGCAATGCATGCACAAAAAACACAAGGTTTGTATTTAACTTTGAAATTAAGTTTGTAAATATCgtgatatttatttacagtATTTTCATAGAAAATGAAAGTATGATGGATTTATGGACCGAACTATGGAACGAAATTACTCCAGGAACCGAAGCAGGAATTAAACAAAACATAGAAccaataacaaatattttacgcACGTCATTAGAATCGTCATCGTGGAATACGAAAGCACAAGCGGCTAATGCAGTTCATACGTTAGCACAAAAGTTAGGGAACGATATTGATGCGACTGTAAGAAATACTTTGTTAAAGGTTTTAACGGATGGATTACGCGGAAGAACTTGGGATGGAAAAGATCGTTTGTTAAATGCCCTTGCTACGTTGGCATGTAATAGCAAGTATGCATGTAacaatattaacatttttcttattaaatgTATGCAAATACAATgttacatttgtgatattcatttttaaaaatttaataatctaAATATAGGACAGCTCTCAAAGAGAACAGTGGAATATCTGCGGATATAGTACAAATATTACATCGGGAAAGTAAAAAGGAAGCTTTAGACTATCGCCGACACGCATTACATGCTTTTGGTACAGTTTTGCATGAACTAAATATCGATAAGTTTAAAGAGGTATACGAAATTgttcaagaaattttatcaacgGTATGTACTATCAATAAAAAGCAAGAAGTGATCAACCTTATACattgatatataaatattgtataatcTAGCTATCAAGGAAAGATGGAGATGAATCATTACCCTCtgaagaaagaataaaaagagatgagatcataaaattatatgaaactgTTTACGAAATACTTGGAAAAGCTTGGCCATCTTACAAAGACACTCAGGGTAAATTATTATTGCATTTGAAaactattaaatataaaaatatgaattactAATTAACCCTTTAATTATCTTGTAATCTTTTTTTGTTTAGACAAATATTGTATAGAATTTATAACTCATTACGGTAAGATGTTTCCTGTTCAATCTACAACAATACAAATATCCATGCTATCAGCACTTAATTTATTTGTGGATAAACTTGCTTtacttaaaataaatatttcggaATTGTCGAttgaagaaagagaaaagttaAATTTGATTTGTGAcacgtttaataaaattttaaaacataGTATAGGTAAGCATATTGTATGTCTATAACTAAAActgtattgtattattatcttgtaaaactacaattatataatatgaaatttatattttttaggTATTTCGTATACCAGAATAAGAAAGGAAGCCTTAAATATAGCTCTATCTCTTGGCAGAAAATTACGGTCTACAAACAATAATGAacaatttgataaaatgatcTTAATAATTCAAGAGGCATTACCAGAGTTAACGAAGGATAATGAGCCAGAAATTCGAACTAGAATCatcgatattaaagaaatgcTGAAAATATgaagataataattaattttagtaCTTTTTAATCAATGTTACATATGCGGAAGTTAGTAACTTCGTGTTCAAACGTTTTAAAACAATGACGAAGTGTATAATGTCTACTAATACATGTTTATTTAATGATACTTATTATGTAGCTAAAAACAAGTGCATAGTAATACATAATTTAGAGTCAATACTTTTTAttgtttctaatttttcatattgtattataaaaagataagaaaagtatgtttatatctatatataaagtaaaaatatgtatgtatgttctGAAAACGGTTCTATACTGTTCAACGTATCCGCATCAAATTTAGCGTGAATGTTTTTCGACACTATCAAAACAATTTGTAGGGGTTCCAACCCCCAATCGCCCCTAAAGTCAACCCTTTCCAGCCATGATCATATAAAGATCTCAGATATTACAAGAATACCGCACAAGCTGCATTGAGCACGTTCAACTCGTATGCTATTGGtatgaaaaagagaaagaaagaatgagatttgagaatttgaaaaaagataAACAAAAATAAGAAGAGAAAGCGTAGAAAGCCGAAGGAACGTTTTTCGTTGAGTAATACAAGGACAGTTAGTCCTTGCGAATGGCACTGTTGACCTAAAGGGGAAACCTAAAACAAATAGGTGAAAACCACTTATATACCGAAGCCAGCTGAAACCTAGAAAAAAACCATTCGAAAATTAAGTCGTGACAAAATAACACAGAAGATAAGAAGGTTGTATTCTACGCATTAGTGAATGCTATGAATGTCTCAGATAAAGCAGAGACACTCTAATCGTTTCTGTTTGTGTCGCACGAACGCGGACTTTGTTGTCTTCCATATTTCTCACGATTATTAATGACTCAGTTTTCGGACGGTTCTTTCTAACGAGTGTCGAGACATGGTTATATGATCATCTACGCAACAAAACTGGTGAAATTATGTGGGGATTTTCTCCTCTCTGTTACCAGAAGTCTACGACATGTGAGATTTTCTCGCTAGTGTTCTTACTCCAAGCACGTTCTACAAATATGATTTCCGCACAACCTCTTCTATTCCTATGTCTAAGGCAGGGTTTGCTAGATAAACCTTATTGATGAGTAACGAATTTAGCTATAGCAGGTTCACGAAACATTCCTTTCCCGTTCTCCTTCCTTTATCCTTCTCTCCGTCTATTTTTTAGTCTCCATAGTCATTTTAAGTAAACGCCACATAACGTTAATTTTAAGAatgtaagtatatatattatcacaactttttaatgaattaaaaaaaaaaaactaaaaacaaATTTACTTTCCAATATACGTGtcaaatataaaagtataagtTGTTGCAGTTTAGTTGTTCCACAGTACAGATATCGCACCCGTGGACAAGTGCTGAAAGCGTTCCATGCTCACATATACAAAAACCTATAAAGTTAGGGATCTGCTCTTTTTAGTTCCAGGCTAGTCTATACAAGAACCTATTTCATAGTACTGTTCTACAGAAAGCTTTCCTATTCGATATGAACAAATATGGAAGTAACAAAATTGcacaataattaaatttagtcccctcagaaaaagaaattgtttattatttatttcttagagaagaaaggaaaaccTTTCCTTTCAAATGATAATGGAATGATGGAGTAActttactaaataaataaaattaataaagtttGCATTTGAAACACAAGTTTACATATACTTGTGCATTTGTATAGGTAGGTATaagtaagtataataaaataatatgtaatacaTAAGTAACAACtatacattatattatgtataatttttacataattatttatatacgttaacaaatttaaaagatgaaaaaaggaattattactaatatttatgttataaATGAAATGCAGTAACATACACCCATACATGTTAAACATCCTCATAATTTCTGTCAAAACATGATTtagtatttataatttttatttctgcaaCTTAGTACAATCTTTGTTGCTCATTATTTATCtacataaataattcatttattttaacttCTTTAACAAGATTTTGGCACCTGGATTTGATTTTGACTTCAAAATATTCATCACTGGTTTTAACTTAGAAAGTATAGTATTCACAGTGGACACTGTTCCGTTTTCTAGTAATAATACTAACAAAAAGCATCCTCTATTGCATTCTATCCATTCCTCtataatatttgtttctaAATGATTAACTAATATTTTTCCAAATGAGCTTTCACCTTTCTCTTGCAACTCTTTGTCATTTAGTATTAGCTTCTTTAACATCATATGTAAACCGGCATGTTCAACAGGTTTATATTCTTCATCTCCTTCTTTAATCTTTGATTTTAAGTCTGTGATAAATATAGTAACAGCTTCGAAGgctttttctaatttttctttaGTACCTACTTTCAGTATTGCTAATGTTACCATTGCAATAGAACTGTTGGACATCCAAATCGGCGTGTTTATAATTACAGATTCAAGAAGTGAATCAGAAATTAAATCTAAAAGTTCTTTCTCTCTTATATGAGCTGGTTTTTTGCTTGTTGCATTATTGTCTCCTTGCTCTAAGTATTTCACTATACTGGGAGCAAAATAATGGGAATTTCTTCTAGCTACTAAATACAATATTACATGTTTTCCATGATCACTTAATGCTATATCTGTCAGATCATTTTGTATTTCtgagaatataattttttttattaaaacagtATCATCTACTGAATCAAATAATGCTAATAGTATCAAATATCCATACTCAgacattgaaatattttttatattaccTTTAATAGATTTCATAATGATTTTTCTGTCCTTGTTTGAGCCATGCCATATACATATTACAGCAACTTGTGAACCAAATTTTGTTTGAGACAATTCTACTATTGAACTTCTTAACATAgctattatttcctttttatcttCAAGAGAACAATTATTTAAGAATTCTAAAAGGACACAGTGCAAAAGAgtggaatttaaaaatttcttatttaatattctCATTAAATTTCCTTTTACTGCAGACAATGTTGCTGTTTTCATATATTCTGCAGTTACATATGTATCAGACAAAgtcttaatttttttatctttagcCTGTTTATACATGTCACCATAAAATTCTTGTTTAAAGTatcttttctctatttctgTAGCCCACGTTGAATACATAAGTTCCAATAATGGAGCAGATACAGAATGACTCATGAATCTTACTATA encodes:
- the LOC126871329 gene encoding proteasome adapter and scaffold protein ECM29 isoform X1; its protein translation is MAAPTDELILLERVFFRLGSADTDEQLQASVCKFLPPVLLKLSSGQEGVRKKVMELLIHINKRIKSRPQVQLPVETLLLQYQDPAASSFVINFTIIYIKLGYPRMEMQKQAELIPSVLNAIEGKPLSHQDRYVKYFSLLLIIMPALGHINIPVDPEKRASFLGLQDKLYVAKQLLNFMLDVLLLPYGAVGQMQNQQSDQAIDWSRFRVPLGLSEYAFKRVIGENPPTAEQLEQTKLGIVKFVAGGFFHDSDILIHLIVAAADTRFSVANLADLELKKIVNTLDWSSMHLAAPLYTLFLGTDTLGIHKDVKPEMKRLPAGIRIRLKLLHYLCRVTTGGFIVPPCIQVVFHSLQEGDGKTTNAKLKSMALQFTSNIVQQCSLAPLSRIAGIILNGMIKLIFEGEDVHHKMMAYTVIGQLGQRIPSVIDKNSNLLCHLFDTLVSTEGDLRRTVRDTLISITSAFVLNKDDEVNISLMNGLLSTYIESPESNVRFVAMHYAANVFPPDDIPSRYLLLLASGDEKHEIRTEATKVLYGTTHKNECDKQEGNQISLPDFPKLVTYIYSKMQARVSTTGNEKMNIENKVLPYSVTVFMEIITYLRICLAKSANVTKYNEPLQHPCEYTPLITHYLRNLSKDKLETLDQYLDMILIFSHASADQTTLQALLEVTGSVPQFATRIYENELSWLRTLLISTKLDVRQLVAKIYGIITTQLSNNEFGTQISEIMNIMDKNSLEAQHGSLLTLTCMMERRLVFKRNNMDNDFFNWDLYINVVKMICNFLHNNTILLMDAAIQSIGILGKICGLPLPDEGEGETNKKAIVEILFSALNNVKLNTKIKEKAALSLGYLCVGENFPHTSYIVNKIITTVKETKDIEIHLIMGEALVCCVQSEASPEKRDAWTTLPTEHKVPYSNISTKLLIQTLDELLRMYKDPHPNLRQAVCVWLLALLKYNIQRECIKEKFSSLHHAFMDFLSDDSDIVQDMAAKGLSLIHINSSKEQKELLVSSILDQFTQGRKSVQQVTSDTKLFEEGQLGKSPTNGNLSTYREICSLATELQKPDLVYYFMHLANHNAVWTSKKGAAFGFAAIAKVANEELNKYLPNIIPRLYRYQFDPTPKIQHSMSSIWRAIVPSTSKAVEQYHKEILNDITENLTNHEWRVRMSCCNALADLLRINVRLNLAKCAPELLKKLFRVMDDIHEGTRLAATNTTKALSRVCIRYCDSSYGKEGEEVLQAILPVLLDIGAVNVVSSVRTVSLQTVSQLVSRAGTLLKPSLVTLIPALLSTIGESENPNLSYLSNVCGTMSEARDAIDTIRASAAKEHYATETMTKCIQYIDTDILKELMPKVIELIKSSVGFGTKITCLHFIILLSTHFKQELQPYSGKVLNALMNGLLDRNSIVRKNNATAIGHIVGSAKESSLEKLFKTLNTWYMERDDSTKLVIGQTFQAINNYNQEVLKNYSSIVIPLTFFAMHAQKTQENESMMDLWTELWNEITPGTEAGIKQNIEPITNILRTSLESSSWNTKAQAANAVHTLAQKLGNDIDATVRNTLLKVLTDGLRGRTWDGKDRLLNALATLACNSKTALKENSGISADIVQILHRESKKEALDYRRHALHAFGTVLHELNIDKFKEVYEIVQEILSTLSRKDGDESLPSEERIKRDEIIKLYETVYEILGKAWPSYKDTQDKYCIEFITHYGKMFPVQSTTIQISMLSALNLFVDKLALLKINISELSIEEREKLNLICDTFNKILKHSIGISYTRIRKEALNIALSLGRKLRSTNNNEQFDKMILIIQEALPELTKDNEPEIRTRIIDIKEMLKI
- the LOC126871329 gene encoding proteasome adapter and scaffold protein ECM29 isoform X3: MAAPTDELILLERVFFRLGSADTDEQLQASVCKFLPPVLLKLSSGQEGVRKKVMELLIHINKRIKSRPQVQLPVETLLLQYQDPAASSFVINFTIIYIKLGYPRMEMQKQAELIPSVLNAIEGKPLSHQDRYVKYFSLLLIIMPALGHINIPVDPEKRASFLGLQDKLYVAKQLLNFMLDVLLLPYGAVGQMQNQQSDQAIDWSRFRVPLGLSEYAFKRVIGENPPTAEQLEQTKLGIVKFVAGGFFHDSDILIHLIVAAADTRFSVANLADLELKKIVNTLDWSSMHLAAPLYTLFLGTDTLGIHKDVKPEMKRLPAGIRIRLKLLHYLCRVTTGGFIVPPCIQVVFHSLQEGDGKTTNAKLKSMALQFTSNIVQQCSLAPLSRIAGIILNGMIKLIFEGEDVHHKMMAYTVIGQLGQRIPSVIDKNSNLLCHLFDTLVSTEGDLRRTVRDTLISITSAFVLNKDDEVNISLMNGLLSTYIESPESNVRFVAMHYAANVFPPDDIPSRYLLLLASGDEKHEIRTEATKVLYGTTHKNECDKQEGNQISLPDFPKLVTYIYSKMQARVSTTGNEKMNIENKVLPYSVTVFMEIITYLRICLAKSANVTKYNEPLQHPCEYTPLITHYLRNLSKDKLETLDQYLDMILIFSHASADQTTLQALLEVTGSVPQFATRIYENELSWLRTLLISTKLDVRQLVAKIYGIITTQLSNNEFGTQISEIMNIMDKNSLEAQHGSLLTLTCMMERRLVFKRNNMDNDFFNWDLYINVVKMICNFLHNNTILLMDAAIQSIGILGKICGLPLPDEGEGETNKKAIVEILFSALNNVKLNTKIKEKAALSLGYLCVGENFPHTSYIVNKIITTVKETKDIEIHLIMGEALVCCVQSEASPEKRDAWTTLPTEHKVPYSNISTKLLIQTLDELLRMYKDPHPNLRQAVCVWLLALLKYNIQRECIKEKFSSLHHAFMDFLSDDSDIVQDMAAKGLSLIHINSSKEQKELLVSSILDQFTQGRKSVQQVTSDTKLFEEGQLGKSPTNGNLSTYREICSLATELQKPDLVYYFMHLANHNAVWTSKKGAAFGFAAIAKVANEELNKYLPNIIPRLYRYQFDPTPKIQHSMSSIWRAIVPSTSKAVEQYHKEILNDITENLTNHEWRVRMSCCNALADLLRINVRLNLAKCAPELLKKLFRVMDDIHEGTRLAATNTTKALSRVCIRYCDSSYGKEGEEVLQAILPVLLDIGAVNVVSSVRTVSLQTVSQLVSRAGTLLKPSLVTLIPALLSTIGESENPNLSYLSNVCGTMSEARDAIDTIRASAAKEHYATETMTKCIQYIDTDILKELMPKVIELIKSSVGFGTKITCLHFIILLSTHFKQELQPYSGKVLNALMNGLLDRNSIVRKNNATAIGHIVGSAKESSLEKLFKTLNTWYMERDDSTKLVIGQTFQAINNYNQEYFHRK